The genomic segment CGGCCAAAGTGGAAAAGCTTCTGCTTTCAGCCATTGCCAACTGGCAGGCTAAGAACGAAGGAGCGAAGATTGAAGAAAGCAATCTGGTGGTGAAAGAGGCCAGGGTGGATGTTTCCCGGACCCTGAAAAGAATCCAGCCTGCCCCGCAGGGAAGAGCTCACAGGATCAAGAAGCGTTCAAATCACGTGACCCTTGTCATTGACAGTCTGAATGCGACAGCTGAACAAGAAGTTGTACAAGAACAAGAAAATCAAGCATAGATGGGACAAAAAGTAAATCCAATAGGTAATCGTCTGGGAATCATAAAAGGATGGGATTCCAACTGGTACGGTGGAAAAGATTATTCTTCCAAGCTTGTTGAGGACAACAAAATCAGGGAATATCTGAATGCCCGTTTGGCCAAAGCCAGCATTTCCAAGATTATCATTGAGCGTACGCTGAAGCTTATCACCGTTACCGTAAACACGGCCCGTCCGGGTATCATCATCGGTAAAGGCGGTCAGGAGGTGGACAAGCTGAAAGAAGAATTGAAGAACATTACCAAGAAGGAGGTTCAGATCAATATCTTCGAAGTAAAACGTCCCGAACTGGATGCCACCATCGTTGCTAACAATATTGCCCGGCAGGTGGAAGGTAAGATCTCCTACCGGAGAGCCATAAAAATGGGGATTGCCTCTACCATGCGCATGGGAGCCGACGGGATCAAGGTCCTGATCAGTGGTCGCCTGGGCGGAGCCGAAATGGCCCGTACCGAGTCTTATAAAGATGGCAGGATTCCGCTTCATACCCTGCGTGCCGATATCGATTACGCACTGGCCGAAGCTCATACCAAAGTGGGGGTGATTGGTATCAAGGTATGGATTTGTAATGGAGAGATTTTTGGAAAGCGCGACCTGAGTCCGAACATTGGTGCCAGCAGCGTGAAACCGAAAGCCGGAGGACGTGCTCCCCGGAAAGACCGTGATAACCGTGACCGGAGGAACTAGAACGGGCCGCAAGAATCAAGTATAATCAGGAAAAACTTATACAATGTTACAACCGAAGAAAACCAAATACCGGAGAATGCAGAAGGGGCGGATGAAAGGAAATGCCCAGAGGGGAAATCAGCTCGCATTCGGTAGTTTTGGGATCAAAGCGATGGAAAGTGCATGGATCACCGGACGCCAGATTGAAGCAGCCCGTCAGGCCATCACCCGCCATATGAAGAGGGAAGGCCAGCTCTGGATCCGTATTTTCCCGGCCAAACCCATTACCAAGAAGCCCGCCGAAGTACGTATGGGTAAAGGAAAGGGTGCTCCCGAAGGATTTGTATATCCTATTACTCCCGGAAGAGTCATATTTGAGCTTGAAGGAGTGTCCTTCGAGGTTGCCAAAGAGGCACTGCGTCTGGGGTCCCAGAAGTTTCCCATTACCACCAAATTTGTGGTGCGCAGGGATTTTGAAGAAGAATAGAAACCGATCAGATATTGAATTCAAAATAGAGAGTGATGAAGAGTTCAGAAATAAAAGAGTTAACAATGCAGGAGCTGCAGGAGCGCCTCGAAAGCGAGGAGACTCTGATGGTACGCATGAAAATGAACCATGCTGTTTCTCCCCTTGATAACCCCAATAAGATTGTTGAGACACGCAGGAACATCGCCAGGTTGAAAACAGAATACAGGGCCAGGCAAATTCAGGAGCAGTCTGAAAAGTAATACATATGGAAACGACAAGAAATACAAGACGCGAGCGTATTGGTGTTGTGGTAAGCAACAGCATGGATAAGTCCATTGTGATCTCTGTGAAGCAGAAATTAAAGCACCCCATATACGGCAAGTTCGTGAATAAGACCTCCAGGTTTATGGCTCACGATGAGGAGAATACCTGTAATGTGGGTGATATGGTGAAGATCAGCGAAACCAGGCCCCTGAGCAAGAACAAGAGATGGAGATTAGTAGAAATTATCGAAAGAGCTAAGTAATCATGGTACAACAAGAGAGCAGACTAGCCGTAGCCGATAACAGTGGAGCCAAAGAGGTTCTTGTTATTCGTATACTTGGAGGAACAAAGAAACGGTATGCATCCATTGGCGACAAAGTGGTCGTTACCGTCAAGAGCGCCATTCCTTCCGGTGAAATTAAAAAAGGAACCGTATCCAAGGCGGTGGTGGTAAGGACCAGGAAGGAAATCAGGCGGAAGGATGGTTCATACATCCGCTTTGACGATAATGCGGTGGTGTTGCTGAACAACGTGGATGAGATGCGCGGAACCCGTATTTTTGGTCCCGTTGCCAGGGAACTCAGGGATCATTATATGAAGATTGTTTCACTGGCTCCTGAAGTATTATAACCTAGTAAATGATCAATCCCATGAATAAGAAATTGCATATTAAAAAGGGTGACCAGGTGATCGTCAACAGTGGCGAGTACAAGGGACAAAAGGGCAGGGTTCTGGATGTGAACCGTGACAAGAACCGGGCCATCGTAGAGGGCGTGAATATGGTGTCGAAGCATACCAAGCCCAATGCCAGCAATCCCCAGGGTGGAATTACCAAGCAGGAAGCTCCTGTTCATATTTCCAACCTGAACCTGGTAGATCCGTCTTCCGGAGGAGCCACCAGGATTGGCAGGAAACTCAATGATAAAAACAAACTGGTGCGTTACGCCAAAAAATCAGGTGAGGAGATCAAGTAATGGAGAAGAAATACATAGCTGGTTTACAGAAGAAATATACCGACGAGATCGTGCCTGCTCTGAAAGAGCAGTTCGGTTATACCTCGGTGATGCAGACCCCGCGCCTTCAGAAGATTGTACTTAACAGTGGTGTCGGACAGGCAATTGCCGATAAGAAACTGATAGAGGTTGCACAGGAAGAGATGACCCTGATTGCAGGGCAGAAGGCCGTGCAAACTATATCCACCAAAGATATCTCGAACTTCAAGCTTCGTCGCGGAATGCCCATCGGGGTGAAGGTGACCCTTCGTCGCGAGCGCATGTACGAGTTCCTGGAGCGACTGATTGTGGTCGCACTTCCCAGGATCCGTGACTTTAAGGGGATATCCTCGAAGTTAGACGGACGCGGCAATTACACCCTGGGGATCACGGAACAGATCATCTTCCCGGAGATTGACCTGGACAAGATCAGCAAGATCATGGGACTTGAGATTACTTTTGTAACCTCGGCAAAAACAGATGAAGAGGGAGCAGCATTGCTCAAAGCATTTGGTATTCCCTTCAAAAACGAAAAAAAATAGAGCAATGGCCAAAGAATCAATGAAAGCTCGCGAAGTGAAGCGTCAGAAACTGGTTGAAAAGTACGCTGAGAAGAGAGCAAAACTGAAAGCTGATGGCGATTACGTGGGACTGAGCAGGTTGCCGCGCAATTCAAATCCCATCAGGCTTCACAACCGCTGTAAACTGACCGGTCGTCCAAAAGGATATATGCGTCAGTTCGGTATCAGCAGGATTACCTTCAGAGAGATGGCTTCCTCAGGATTGATTCCTGGAATTAAAAAAGCCAGCTGGTAGATATTGGTTTAAAGAATTTATAAAGAGAGAAAAAATGACAGATCCGATTGCAGATTATCTGACCCGCATCCGAAATGCTGTAATGGCCAAACACAAAGTGGTGGAGATTCCTGCTTCCAATATGAAGAAGGACATGACCCGCATTCTGTTCGAAAAGGGTTATATCCTGAACTACAAATTTGAAGAGGAAGGTCCTCAGGGAAATATCAAGATTGCCCTGAAGTACAATCCCGATACCAAGGCGAATGCCATCAAGAGTTTGCAGCGCATCAGCAAGCCCGGTTTGAGGAAATACGTAGACAGTACAAACCTTCCCAGGGTACTTAACGGACTGGGTGTAGCGATTATATCCACCTCACAGGGGGTTATGACCGATAAGGAAGCCCGGAGCCTGGGTATCGGCGGCGAGGTCTTAGCATATGTATATTAATTGAATAAGAGAAGAAGCAAATGTCAAGGATAGGAATTTTACCCATCGACCTCCCCGCAGGTGTAAGCGTCGAGATAAACGGCGACAACCTGGTAACTGTGAAAGGACCCAGGGGGGAACTGCAGCAGCAGGTGGATAAAAGTATCACCGTGAAGGTGGAAGAGAACCAGGTGACGCTTTCCAGGAAAACAGAGGAGAAGGACCACAAAGCCAGGCATGGATTATACCGTTCATTGCTGAATAATATGGTCGTGGGGGTATCAGAAGGTTATACCATTCAGCAGGAGCTGGTGGGCGTTGGATACAGGGCCGAAGTGAAAGAGAACAACCGGCTGGAACTGGCGCTCGGGTATTCGCACGATATCATGATACAGCTGCCGCCCGAGGTTAAGGTGGAGGCAAAAACAGAAAGGCGTGCCAATCCGGTTATTACGCTGACCAGCATCGACAAGCAGCTGATCGGTGAGGTTGCTGCCAAGATTCGCTCACTTCGCCCGCCGGAGCCTTATAAGGGCAAGGGTGTGAAATTTGTCGGAGAACAGGTGAGGCGTAAAGCTGGTAAAACAGCTTCGGTCTAGGGCCCCCTTGCCAGGAAAAAGAAAATAAATAGCATAAATACAGTAATAAGATGGCTTTAACTAAAGCAGACAGAAGGCAGAGAATCAAGTACCGGATCCGGAAGCGGCTCGCAGGAAGCGGAGATCGTCCCCGGATGACTGTGTACCGCAGCAATAAGCAAATCTACGTCCAGCTGGTCGATGATGTAACCGGCCAGACGCTGGCATCGGCCTCCTCCAAGGAGAAGGAGATTGCCTCTCAGAAGGTCAACAAGATCGAGCAGGCCAAGCTTGTGGGTAAGCGGATTGCAGAGAAAGCAAAGGAAAAAGGAATTAACACAGTCGTATTCGACCGAAACGGCTATCTGTACCATGGCAGAGTAAAAAATTTAGCTGATGCTGCCAGGGAAAGCGGACTTAAAATATAAATAAAGATATGTCGACAGGTATCAGAAAAGTTAAGACGAGTGACCTCGAGTTAAAGGACCGCCTGGTTAGCATTCAGCGGGTAACCAAGGTAACCAAGGGTGGCCGTACCTTTAGTTTCTCTGCCATTGTGGTAGTGGGTAACGAAGAAGGCATTGTGGGACACGGACTCGGCAAGGCCAATGAAGTAACCACAGCCATTGCCAAGGGTGTGGAAGATG from the Bacteroidales bacterium genome contains:
- the rplX gene encoding 50S ribosomal protein L24, translating into MNKKLHIKKGDQVIVNSGEYKGQKGRVLDVNRDKNRAIVEGVNMVSKHTKPNASNPQGGITKQEAPVHISNLNLVDPSSGGATRIGRKLNDKNKLVRYAKKSGEEIK
- the rplE gene encoding 50S ribosomal protein L5, yielding MEKKYIAGLQKKYTDEIVPALKEQFGYTSVMQTPRLQKIVLNSGVGQAIADKKLIEVAQEEMTLIAGQKAVQTISTKDISNFKLRRGMPIGVKVTLRRERMYEFLERLIVVALPRIRDFKGISSKLDGRGNYTLGITEQIIFPEIDLDKISKIMGLEITFVTSAKTDEEGAALLKAFGIPFKNEKK
- the rpsH gene encoding 30S ribosomal protein S8, with the translated sequence MTDPIADYLTRIRNAVMAKHKVVEIPASNMKKDMTRILFEKGYILNYKFEEEGPQGNIKIALKYNPDTKANAIKSLQRISKPGLRKYVDSTNLPRVLNGLGVAIISTSQGVMTDKEARSLGIGGEVLAYVY
- the rpmC gene encoding 50S ribosomal protein L29, with translation MKSSEIKELTMQELQERLESEETLMVRMKMNHAVSPLDNPNKIVETRRNIARLKTEYRARQIQEQSEK
- the rplN gene encoding 50S ribosomal protein L14 — translated: MVQQESRLAVADNSGAKEVLVIRILGGTKKRYASIGDKVVVTVKSAIPSGEIKKGTVSKAVVVRTRKEIRRKDGSYIRFDDNAVVLLNNVDEMRGTRIFGPVARELRDHYMKIVSLAPEVL
- the rplP gene encoding 50S ribosomal protein L16 codes for the protein MLQPKKTKYRRMQKGRMKGNAQRGNQLAFGSFGIKAMESAWITGRQIEAARQAITRHMKREGQLWIRIFPAKPITKKPAEVRMGKGKGAPEGFVYPITPGRVIFELEGVSFEVAKEALRLGSQKFPITTKFVVRRDFEEE
- the rpsC gene encoding 30S ribosomal protein S3, which codes for MGQKVNPIGNRLGIIKGWDSNWYGGKDYSSKLVEDNKIREYLNARLAKASISKIIIERTLKLITVTVNTARPGIIIGKGGQEVDKLKEELKNITKKEVQINIFEVKRPELDATIVANNIARQVEGKISYRRAIKMGIASTMRMGADGIKVLISGRLGGAEMARTESYKDGRIPLHTLRADIDYALAEAHTKVGVIGIKVWICNGEIFGKRDLSPNIGASSVKPKAGGRAPRKDRDNRDRRN
- the rplF gene encoding 50S ribosomal protein L6 — protein: MSRIGILPIDLPAGVSVEINGDNLVTVKGPRGELQQQVDKSITVKVEENQVTLSRKTEEKDHKARHGLYRSLLNNMVVGVSEGYTIQQELVGVGYRAEVKENNRLELALGYSHDIMIQLPPEVKVEAKTERRANPVITLTSIDKQLIGEVAAKIRSLRPPEPYKGKGVKFVGEQVRRKAGKTASV
- the rpsQ gene encoding 30S ribosomal protein S17; amino-acid sequence: METTRNTRRERIGVVVSNSMDKSIVISVKQKLKHPIYGKFVNKTSRFMAHDEENTCNVGDMVKISETRPLSKNKRWRLVEIIERAK
- the rplR gene encoding 50S ribosomal protein L18; the protein is MALTKADRRQRIKYRIRKRLAGSGDRPRMTVYRSNKQIYVQLVDDVTGQTLASASSKEKEIASQKVNKIEQAKLVGKRIAEKAKEKGINTVVFDRNGYLYHGRVKNLADAARESGLKI
- the rpsN gene encoding 30S ribosomal protein S14 — its product is MAKESMKAREVKRQKLVEKYAEKRAKLKADGDYVGLSRLPRNSNPIRLHNRCKLTGRPKGYMRQFGISRITFREMASSGLIPGIKKASW
- the rplV gene encoding 50S ribosomal protein L22, which encodes MGARKRNRANQLKEERQNKYYAVLRNCPTSPRKMRLVTDMIKGVEVNKALDMLKFSSKEASAKVEKLLLSAIANWQAKNEGAKIEESNLVVKEARVDVSRTLKRIQPAPQGRAHRIKKRSNHVTLVIDSLNATAEQEVVQEQENQA